In Streptomyces chartreusis NRRL 3882, the following are encoded in one genomic region:
- a CDS encoding sugar ABC transporter permease produces the protein MSTTTAETSAADTGRRPVGAPRKVRRRDERSRAASLVSHAVLIGASLTALFPIAWLVFLSLGPDKDDYLHPGRIWGKMALDNYAFVLQDTNFFHWLKSTLIVGLGTTLIGVVVAASTGYAVSRMRFPGYRKLMWVLLVTQMFPIAVLIVPMYQILSDLQLIDSYLGLILVNCTTIVPYCAWLMKGYFDTIPFEIDEAGRVDGLTPFGTFARLILPLAKPGLAVAAFYSFLTAFGEVAFASTFLLSDDKYTFAVGLQTFVSEHDAQRNLMAATAVLIAIPAAAFFYLVQKNLVTGLTAGGTKG, from the coding sequence ATGAGTACGACCACCGCCGAGACCTCCGCCGCGGACACCGGGCGGCGACCCGTCGGCGCACCCCGCAAGGTCCGCCGCCGCGACGAGCGCAGCCGGGCGGCCTCCCTCGTCTCGCACGCCGTCCTGATCGGCGCGAGCCTGACCGCGCTCTTCCCGATCGCCTGGCTGGTCTTCCTGTCCCTCGGCCCGGACAAGGACGACTACCTCCACCCCGGGCGCATCTGGGGCAAGATGGCGCTCGACAACTACGCGTTCGTCCTCCAGGACACCAATTTCTTCCACTGGCTGAAGAGCACGCTGATCGTGGGGCTCGGCACGACGCTGATCGGCGTCGTCGTCGCCGCGTCCACCGGGTACGCGGTCTCCCGCATGCGGTTCCCCGGCTACCGGAAGCTGATGTGGGTGCTGCTCGTCACCCAGATGTTCCCGATCGCGGTACTGATCGTGCCGATGTACCAGATCCTCTCGGATCTGCAGCTCATCGACAGCTACCTTGGTCTCATCCTTGTCAACTGCACCACGATCGTTCCGTACTGCGCCTGGCTGATGAAGGGCTACTTCGACACCATCCCGTTCGAGATCGACGAGGCCGGCCGCGTCGACGGGCTGACCCCCTTCGGCACGTTCGCGCGGCTGATCCTGCCGCTGGCCAAGCCGGGCCTCGCGGTCGCGGCGTTCTACAGCTTCCTCACGGCCTTCGGTGAGGTGGCGTTCGCTTCGACGTTCCTGCTGAGCGACGACAAGTACACGTTCGCCGTCGGTCTCCAGACGTTCGTGAGCGAGCACGACGCGCAGCGGAACCTGATGGCCGCGACCGCGGTTCTGATCGCCATACCGGCCGCCGCGTTCTTCTACCTCGTGCAGAAGAACCTGGTGACCGGGCTCACCGCAGGCGGCACGAAGGGGTGA